In Pseudomonadales bacterium, the following proteins share a genomic window:
- a CDS encoding DUF2029 domain-containing protein has protein sequence MIKKIPFLTLWLVLVNLVSVFFWLQGIVIFSFLIISIWLCYRYLLQAQPMRLISATSVSRLTIITAAQWLIILIFSLSFQPDWIMDIAANTDAAIGHFLRGDNPYTHRSQLWVDSFSKGPGIESSNGEVLMFGQRYSFGYPYFPTMLLSYLPLSALLENYTAIRLSNLLLSGLNLYLIIAMVKQFTPADTEQQIIKKLSVIVLFLTPAYLVNIYYLGITDILLSSFILACFYAGQMQRWFLAGLLLGLAQSSKLLPAPMVLLALFIWLPNLSLRLRLIAGFSISSGLSLLPFIVWDSEGFISATILYYLTHHVGGDSTSLWFFLPSSMQTWFHHLAPILTAVFILRYAYRCRGSLEQLMTVCFISYLIFIAFSKMSHFNYYWGVYPIICVPIVARLINAKQLALNKEP, from the coding sequence ATGATAAAAAAAATACCGTTTCTTACTCTCTGGCTTGTATTAGTTAACCTCGTTTCCGTTTTTTTCTGGCTGCAAGGCATCGTCATTTTTAGCTTTTTAATCATCAGTATCTGGCTTTGTTATCGCTATTTACTGCAAGCACAGCCAATGCGCTTGATTAGCGCAACAAGTGTATCGAGGCTGACAATCATAACGGCTGCACAGTGGCTGATTATACTGATTTTTAGCCTCAGCTTTCAGCCAGACTGGATTATGGATATCGCCGCCAATACCGATGCCGCCATTGGTCATTTTTTACGCGGCGATAACCCATACACACACCGCTCACAATTGTGGGTAGATAGTTTCAGCAAGGGTCCGGGCATTGAGAGTAGCAACGGCGAAGTGTTGATGTTTGGCCAACGCTATTCGTTTGGCTACCCGTATTTTCCCACCATGCTGCTGAGCTATTTACCGCTTAGCGCACTGCTTGAAAACTACACCGCGATTCGTCTCAGCAATCTTCTACTTTCGGGGCTCAATCTGTATCTGATTATTGCAATGGTTAAACAATTTACCCCAGCTGATACCGAGCAGCAGATAATCAAAAAGTTAAGCGTGATTGTGTTATTTTTAACCCCCGCCTATTTGGTCAATATTTACTATCTGGGCATTACCGATATCTTACTCAGCAGTTTTATCTTAGCCTGTTTTTATGCTGGACAAATGCAGCGGTGGTTTCTGGCAGGGCTATTACTTGGGCTTGCGCAATCAAGTAAGTTGCTACCGGCACCGATGGTGCTGCTAGCACTGTTTATTTGGCTACCAAACTTGAGTTTACGATTGCGCCTTATAGCCGGATTTAGCATCAGCAGCGGGCTCAGTTTACTACCATTTATAGTATGGGATAGCGAAGGCTTTATAAGCGCTACGATTTTGTATTACCTCACTCACCACGTAGGCGGCGACAGCACCAGCTTATGGTTCTTTTTACCCAGCAGCATGCAAACCTGGTTTCATCATTTAGCGCCGATACTCACAGCTGTGTTTATTCTTCGCTATGCCTATCGCTGTCGTGGAAGCCTTGAGCAACTGATGACGGTATGTTTTATCAGCTACCTTATTTTCATTGCCTTCAGCAAAATGTCACATTTTAATTATTACTGGGGCGTCTACCCGATCATATGTGTGCCAATCGTGGCGAGGCTTATTAACGCTAAACAGTTGGCGTTAAACAAAGAGCCTTAG